In Fusarium falciforme chromosome 9, complete sequence, the following are encoded in one genomic region:
- a CDS encoding Fungal-trans domain-containing protein, translating to MDSKSEALYISIGIRMAEILGFDTPNPEDSPILRETKRRVWWTLYMADRWCSAGCNLRRAMGDSDQALGLPIDEYVFHRLDGNSTDSDLVRQATPGLWAYNIMLEEQFGPIHDLNKQLVQGELTDDFVEQRVAVLAENLRLWQAGLPDDKE from the coding sequence ATGGACTCAAAGTCCGAGGCCCTCTATATCAGCATTGGCATACGGATGGCTGAAATTCTCGGATTTGACACTCCGAACCCTGAAGACTCTCCAATTTTGCGTGAAACCAAACGCAGAGTGTGGTGGACATTGTACATGGCCGACCGATGGTGCTCTGCGGGATGCAACTTGCGGAGGGCCATGGGAGACTCTGATCAGGCTTTGGGTCTACCAATCGATGAATATGTCTTTCACCGCCTCGATGGCAATTCAACTGACTCTGATCTTGTCCGCCAGGCTACCCCGGGTCTGTGGGCATACAATATTATGCTGGAAGAGCAGTTTGGACCAATTCATGACTTGAATAAGCAGTTGGTTCAGGGTGAGCTCACCGACGACTTTGTTGAACAACGTGTCGCAGTACTTGCGGAAAACCTTCGCCTCTGGCAAGCCGGGCTTCCAGACGACAAAGAATGA